The Pseudomonas sp. IB20 region TGGCGATATCGACATTCAGCAGCAGGAAAACCTCGAGCGTTGGCTCAAGCACGAGCCCACCTGGTTGGCGCAGCGCCTTGCGTCTTTGGGGCTGAGCGAGCGGCAGACGGTGATCATCGATACCCCCGCCGGCAATAACGTCTACTTCCATCAGGCGCTGAACGTCGCCGATGTGGTGTTGGTGATTGTGCAAGCCGATGCCGCGTGCCTTGGCACCTTGGATCATCTGGATGTGCTGCTCGCCCCGCACCTTGAGGGCGACAACCCACCGACTGTGCAGGTGGTGGTCAATCAGGTGGATGAGGGCAACCCTTTCAGCCTGGACATGGTTGAGGCGTTCAAACAGCGCCTTGGCACGGCGCCGTTGGAGGTTCATCGCGATATGGCAATCAACGAGGCACTGGCGTTCGCCGCCGACCCGCTGGACAACGTGGCGAAACGCTTGGCGAGTGACGATATCGGCGAGATTTGTCGGGTGCTGAAGGCGCCGAAAAGACGCGCCTAAAGTGCGGTTTATACGCTTAACGCCAGATGCTTATGCACAATCGGTTGGTTGAACCTGCCCACAAACTGCCATTTTGTGGCGCTGTTCTCAATGCGCTGCAACTGCCTGTTTTGTGTGCATTTTATTTTATGAACAAAAAATGACCAGGGCACCTTTTGCCCTGTAGCGCTGATAACTACAGCCTCTGTAAAGATTTCATCAACAGAGTTATCCACAGGGCGCGTGTAAGATTTTTGCCCTCTAATCGCGCTCGGCCAGCACCATCAAGTTGCGCGGGGTCAACGTCGTTTCGCAGAAGTTGCCTATCTCGACCTTGTAGCCCTGTTCCGCCAAAAAAAGTGCCCGATCCAGCACCAGCCACATCTCCAGTGGGCGCCGAAACAGACCGCGCACCAACTCCAGGTTTCGCACGTGGGCCAGGCGCCGCCAGCCGTGCGCCTCCAGCGCCGCCCAATCCTGTTCACCTGTGGATAAACCTTTGAGGCTCGCCAGCGCTCGGCAATAGTCAGCGAAGGGTTTATCCAGCCAATTGGCGGGCAGGGACGGTGTGGGCAGGTACTCGTCGCAGCCGCGCAGTTGCCGTTGTAGCTGATCGAACCCCAGGCGCCGGGCCATGGACGAGTCCCGTTGCTGGCGTACACGGTTGCCGGCGGTGACCGTTTCGCTCAGCGGCAGGCCGAGGTCATCAATCGACAGCTTAAGTTTCGACGCGCGCCCCGCGTCAGACACGGCTTGATAGCGGTCGGCATTGATGCGGTTGTAACAGCAGGGCGCCAGCGCCAGTTGCTTGCAGCCCGCTGCGCTGGCCAGTTGCAGCAGGCGCACGTGCAGGTCGCCGCAGGCATGCAGGGCGACGGGGGTGTGGTCGGCGCTGATCGACACAGGCGCCATCACGTCTTGCAGGCGATGGGTAGCGGGCAGGCCGTGATGCTCGCTCAGGGCCTGACCCGAGGCGATAAGGGCCGGGTCGTATTCCAGGCACGTCAGCTGCTGGCCGGGTTGCAGCAGGCGGCGGCCGAGGTGGCCTTTGCCGGCGCACCAGTCCAGCCAGTGCGTGGGCGTTTGCGCGAAATGCAGCGCGGCGCCGAAGGCTTCGATCTGTTGCCACTTGCGGCCCGGCACGTCGACATTCAGTCGATGGCGAGCGGGTTGCAGCGTCTGTGTCGGTAATTTATCCACAGCACTGAGCTGCAGCGCCTGTTCGGCCAGCTGTGGAAAAGGCGCGGGCGCCGGCAGGTCATGAGGGTGGTTGTGGCAGCTGTCGGCATCGGCCAACGAGCGTTGGCGCAGCCATTGGGCCAGCTCGGGGTGCTGGGTTTCCCAGGGTAAATGCAGATGGGTAAAGGGCCGTGGTCGCCACAGCCCTTGGTGCTCGATTAAAAACGCATCCAGCGCCGCAAAGCGTGCTTCAGCGTCCTTGGCAAGCATCGACGCGCAGCCAGCGTTCGAGCAGTTTGAAGCCGCGTACCAGGATGTAAGCCATCAGCAGATAGAACAGCCCTGCGGCGAAGAAGATCTCCACCGGCAGGTAGGTGCGCGCGATGATGGTCCGCGCCATGCCGGTCAGTTCCAGCAAGGTCACGGTACTGGCCAGGGCGCTGGCCTTGAGCATCAGGATCACTTCGTTGCTGTACGCCGGCAGGCCGATGCGCGAGGCACGCGGCAGGATGATGTAGAACAGCGTCTTGGGCTTGGACATGCCCAGCGCGCGCGCCGCTTCGATTTCACCCGGCGGGATGGCCTGGATCGCGCCGCGCAGGATCTCGGCGATGTAGGCGGCGGTGTGCAGGGTCATGGTGGCGGTGGCACACCAGAACGGGTCGCGCAGGTACGGCCACATGAAGCTCTCACGCACGGCATCGAACTGCGCCAGGCCGTAATAGACCAGGAACAACTGCACCAGCAGCGGCGTACCACGGAAGAAGAAAATGTAGGCGTAGGGCAGGGCGCTCACGTACCAACGGCGCGAGGAGCGGGCAATGCCCAGTGGGATCGCCAGCAGCAAACCGGCGATCACGGCGATGGCCACCAGTTCCAGGGTCAGGGTCGCGCCCTGGGCCAGTTGGCACGTAGTCACCGCTCATTGGGTGCTCCTCGCAAAGCCGCGGGCGGCGCGTTTTTCCA contains the following coding sequences:
- a CDS encoding ABC transporter permease — protein: MTTCQLAQGATLTLELVAIAVIAGLLLAIPLGIARSSRRWYVSALPYAYIFFFRGTPLLVQLFLVYYGLAQFDAVRESFMWPYLRDPFWCATATMTLHTAAYIAEILRGAIQAIPPGEIEAARALGMSKPKTLFYIILPRASRIGLPAYSNEVILMLKASALASTVTLLELTGMARTIIARTYLPVEIFFAAGLFYLLMAYILVRGFKLLERWLRVDACQGR
- a CDS encoding methyltransferase, which gives rise to MLAKDAEARFAALDAFLIEHQGLWRPRPFTHLHLPWETQHPELAQWLRQRSLADADSCHNHPHDLPAPAPFPQLAEQALQLSAVDKLPTQTLQPARHRLNVDVPGRKWQQIEAFGAALHFAQTPTHWLDWCAGKGHLGRRLLQPGQQLTCLEYDPALIASGQALSEHHGLPATHRLQDVMAPVSISADHTPVALHACGDLHVRLLQLASAAGCKQLALAPCCYNRINADRYQAVSDAGRASKLKLSIDDLGLPLSETVTAGNRVRQQRDSSMARRLGFDQLQRQLRGCDEYLPTPSLPANWLDKPFADYCRALASLKGLSTGEQDWAALEAHGWRRLAHVRNLELVRGLFRRPLEMWLVLDRALFLAEQGYKVEIGNFCETTLTPRNLMVLAERD
- the bcsQ gene encoding cellulose biosynthesis protein BcsQ, giving the protein MSLSEELLALFGKNVTHDAEGINARMHFFGSVPANETLPAHSQLTDIAALRPKVVALVSMNGGVGRSTLATALSSGLQRYGESVVALDLDPQNALHHHFGVSAALPGIGRTSLEHGQWSPLQQLGFAGCQVITFGDIDIQQQENLERWLKHEPTWLAQRLASLGLSERQTVIIDTPAGNNVYFHQALNVADVVLVIVQADAACLGTLDHLDVLLAPHLEGDNPPTVQVVVNQVDEGNPFSLDMVEAFKQRLGTAPLEVHRDMAINEALAFAADPLDNVAKRLASDDIGEICRVLKAPKRRA